The following is a genomic window from Actinomycetota bacterium.
AGCAACTCGACCGCGGAGGCGATCCACCTGACGCAGGCAGCCGAAGCGGCGGGAGTCCACGCGTCGCTTCAAGTAGCTCCGTACTACAATAAGCCTTCCCAGGAAGGGTTCTACAGGCACTTCAAGTCGGTCGCAGCTAATACAGCCTTACCGTTGATCCTCTACAATATACCTGGCAGAACGGCGAAGAACGTCGAGCCCGAGACAATTATCCGGTTGAGCGAGATAGACAATATCGTCGGCGTCAAAGAAGCCAGCGGAAGTCTTGACGCGGTCACCAAGATCGTCATAGGTTCGTCCGAAGGATTCTTGGTTTACAGCGGCGACGACTCAATGACTTTGCCAATCGTCAGCCTGGGCGGACGGGGCGTCATAAGCGTCGCGTCTCACATCGCCGGCAACGAAATGAGCGAGATGATTGAAGCATTCTCCGGCGGAGACCACAAACGGGCGACAAGCCTCCACAATAAACTATCAGGCCTGTTTCGTGTCCTGTTTATCGCGCCCAATCCGGCGCCGGTTAAAGCTGCTCTGAATATTCTCGGGCGGAATGTCGGCGGCGTACGGCTCCCGTTAGTCGAGGCGACGGACGACGAAAAGGTAAAAATCACAGCAGTTCTTAAGGATTTGGGGATAGCCTAGTGCTCAAAATCGTCCCGTTGGGCGGCCTCGGCGAGGTCGGCAAGAACATGATGGTGCTGGAGACCGACAACGACATCATCATTGTCGACGCGGGTTTGATGTTCCCCGAGGACGATCTGCTTGGAATTGACCTGATTCTGCCCGACTTTTCCTACGCGATCCGAAAGAAGCGTAAAGTCCGAGCCCTTTTCTTAACGCACGGCCACGAGGACCATACCGGTGCCGTCGCGTTTTTCTTGAAACAGGTCAACGTGCCTGTCTACGGAACGCCGCTGACCCTCGGCCTGGCACGCAACAAACTCTCAGAGTACAAGATGCTCAACAAGGTGAAGTTGAAGACGATCGAACCGAAGCGAAGCGTTAAAGTTGGCGATTTTAAGGTCTCTTTCATCCGCGTCAGCCACAGCGTACCGGACGGCGTCGGCCTGGCCGTTGAAACGCCTGACGGGACTATCGTTCATACCGGTGATTTTAAGCTTGACCAGACGCCTGTGGACGGCCGGATGACTGAAATTGATAAGTTTGTCGACTTCGGCAAGAAAGGAGTTTTGGCCTTACTCTCCGACAGCACTAACGCGGAGACTCCCGGGTATACCAAAACGGAAACAACGGTCGGAGAGGCGCTGGACGCGGCGGTTAAACGAGCCAAGCAGAGAGTCGTTATCGCCTGCTTTTCGTCCCACGTTCATCGCATCCAACAGGCGATAAACGTCGCGTGCGACAACGGGCGGCGCGTGGCGATCGCCGGACGCAGCATGAAGGCAAGCGTGGATATCGCCTCCGAGCTCGGCTATTTGAAAATCCCCGACGGTTGCATGATCGGTTTGCATGATGTCAAAGACTTCCCGCCGGAGCGGAT
Proteins encoded in this region:
- a CDS encoding ribonuclease J; this encodes MLKIVPLGGLGEVGKNMMVLETDNDIIIVDAGLMFPEDDLLGIDLILPDFSYAIRKKRKVRALFLTHGHEDHTGAVAFFLKQVNVPVYGTPLTLGLARNKLSEYKMLNKVKLKTIEPKRSVKVGDFKVSFIRVSHSVPDGVGLAVETPDGTIVHTGDFKLDQTPVDGRMTEIDKFVDFGKKGVLALLSDSTNAETPGYTKTETTVGEALDAAVKRAKQRVVIACFSSHVHRIQQAINVACDNGRRVAIAGRSMKASVDIASELGYLKIPDGCMIGLHDVKDFPPERIAILATGSQGEPMAALARLASHDMKHIELVPGDTVIISASPVPGNEKSVARTIDQLFRIGVNVIYEKSAGVHVSGHAAQEELRLILNIVRPRYFIPIHGEYRHLKHHADLAKSVGLPAENVLLAENGDVIKFKKGKGKIDGSVAAGAMFVDGLGIGDIGDVVLRDRLRLSRDGVFIVVVGIARKKGEIVIGPDVVSRGFVYAMDTGELIDQAKKTVSNALNECLADEIVDEGLLKMHLRESLGRFLYKQTKRRPMIMPIIIEV
- the dapA gene encoding 4-hydroxy-tetrahydrodipicolinate synthase; this translates as MDFGGIITAMVTPFNDDLTVDFEAAANLASYLVDNGSEGLVITGTTGESTTLTMDESAELYKVVMASVGDRAYVIAGSGSNSTAEAIHLTQAAEAAGVHASLQVAPYYNKPSQEGFYRHFKSVAANTALPLILYNIPGRTAKNVEPETIIRLSEIDNIVGVKEASGSLDAVTKIVIGSSEGFLVYSGDDSMTLPIVSLGGRGVISVASHIAGNEMSEMIEAFSGGDHKRATSLHNKLSGLFRVLFIAPNPAPVKAALNILGRNVGGVRLPLVEATDDEKVKITAVLKDLGIA